Proteins co-encoded in one Prunus persica cultivar Lovell chromosome G6, Prunus_persica_NCBIv2, whole genome shotgun sequence genomic window:
- the LOC18774717 gene encoding uncharacterized protein LOC18774717, giving the protein MANISTLFHKFLSLFILLLHLGCFTFTTNNHHPPTKKHKLSSLLSKPTLKPQKALTASWSYLKRIFTSPRTCKITCTNIIQSHLSTPPRSSHHSIVSLVQPDPDSKYPSGSFPESDISAASHPFFPLRNDIFPCTACGEIFPKPETLDNHQATRHAVSELIDGDSGKNIVRIIFKTGWTDTRKAPEIRRILKIHNSEKILSRFEEYREAVKCKAARNGPVRRRDERCIADGNELLRFHCSTFVCDLGLNGNSGICNREYCSVCGIIKSGFSPKLDGISTLSSSSRAHVAIPEDIEQEFEFMNVKRAMLVCRVVAGRVGCDSEEDLHDVDKEGGGFDSVVGRGGSGAHTRVDEEELLVFNPRAVLPCFVIVYTV; this is encoded by the coding sequence ATGGCCAACATATCGACACTCTTCCACAAGTTCCTATCTCTcttcatcctcctcctccaccttgGCTGCTTCACTTTCACCACCAACAACCACCACCCTCCAACCAAAAAACACAAGCTCTCTTCCCTTCTCTCTAAACCCACCCTAAAACCCCAAAAAGCCCTCACAGCCTCCTGGTCCTATCTCAAGCGCATCTTCACCTCCCCAAGAACCTGCAAGATCACCTGCACCAACATCATCCAATCCCACCTCTCCACGCCTCCTCGCTCCTCCCACCACTCCATCGTCTCCCTCGTCCAACCCGACCCGGACTCCAAATACCCATCTGGCTCCTTCCCCGAATCCGACATTTCGGCCGCTTCCCACCCCTTCTTCCCTCTCCGAAACGATATCTTCCCCTGCACCGCCTGCGGCGAAATCTTCCCGAAACCAGAGACTCTCGACAACCACCAAGCTACCCGCCACGCCGTTTCGGAGCTCATCGACGGAGACTCGGGCAAAAACATCGTCCGGATCATTTTCAAAACAGGCTGGACCGATACCAGAAAAGCCCCCGAAATTCGCCGGATCTTGAAGATCCACAACAGCGAAAAAATCCTGTCGAGGTTCGAGGAGTACCGAGAGGCCGTGAAGTGCAAAGCGGCGCGAAATGGCCCCGTTCGTAGGAGGGACGAGCGGTGCATCGCCGACGGGAACGAGCTTCTCCGATTTCACTGCTCGACTTTCGTGTGCGATTTGGGACTCAACGGGAATTCCGGGATTTGTAATCGCGAGTACTGTAGCGTCTGCGGGATTATTAAATCCGGATTCTCACCCAAGTTGGACGGCATTTCCACGCTGTCGAGTAGCTCCAGGGCACACGTGGCGATCCCGGAGGACATCGAGCAGGAGTTTGAGTTCATGAACGTGAAACGTGCCATGCTTGTTTGTCGGGTCGTGGCGGGTCGGGTCGGGTGTGACTCGGAGGAGGATCTGCATGACGTGGACAAGGAGGGCGGCGGGTTTGACTCGGTGGTGGGGAGAGGAGGGAGTGGGGCCCACACGAGGGTGGATGAGGAGGAGC